The genomic region cccctctctctctctctctctctctatatatatatatatatatatatatatatatatatatatatatatatgtatatatagagtagatatatagatatagatatgtAGACGCACTACACTCTACAGACACTATACTCAGTGAATGCTTTAACGACGGAACAGTCGTAGAAAGGATTCTAACTGTCCCGAGTTTTATTAGTTGTATTTTGCTTTTCATCATGCTCCAAATATTTCATTTGGTGAAATGTTTGAACTGCATGTAGGTCTCTTCAGCACCTGGACTCTTCTATTGCAAAGCCATGCAATAGAAGCCATTGCAAGCATGCAGTTtagcattgtcctgctgaaacaTGCAAACCCTTCCATTAATGGCACCACTGCACCCCCATGCAATCTGAACTTCAGGCGTTAGAATGGAGTGCTAATAACATGCAAGtaaggtctctctctctctttttggtCTGGAGGACATGCTGCCCAAAAAGGAAGAACGAATTATGATTTGTCACAGACCAAATGAGCTTCAGTCCAGAGAGAATAGTAGTGTTTCTGGATCTTGCatagtggaaagaaaaagcatgtgaacctttttaGCGTTTTTCTGccttaatttgttaaaaaaacatgatttgatcttcatctaagtcaagagtactgacaaatataataattatttgtcAGTACTCTTGActgcctaaagtaataacacaaaaacaaaggaaaaaaaaacagatcttttgtgtcttcattaagaacaaccattaaaacctctTAGCGCTAgttgaaaaagtatgttttgCTTTCAAGAGCTCAAACTTGCATTTTTGGATGACACGGTAAACTGAGCTCAGTCAGTGATTTTTGAAAGTGTTCCTGAGCCCATCACAGCCCTTTTTCAATGCAGGGCCATCTGAAGGACTGAAGATCACAGACATCCAATACCTCtgctcatcttttttttttttttaaagactctGACCAAATAAACTATTTGATTTCAAAATGTTCTCTTTATTGTTAGCACCATTTACTTTTCCAGCGcgttgtttcctctgttctaACTTGGTGAGATGTGTCGCTATcaaaaatcttttgttttttccttaaAATTGTATAgtttctcattttaaacatttgcaaCTAAAATAAGCTTATGTAAATCATTGGATTCTTTtatatgtagattttacacagaatGCCAACTTAGAATTAGAGTTGCACATCTAAACTTTAAATCATATAGTTTCCATATGATTTCTATGCATTGTGCTACAAAGTaaacaatgttaaatatttgttgtaGTATCTGTTGCATATCTTTCAGCATTGATGTGTCACCCTCTTGTGGTTGAACTGAAACAGTGAGTCTAACAAATAGCCAAACAAATCAACTCTTTAAACCAAAGTGTCCTTGgagcaagatactgaaccccaagttgcccccggtgagtgAGATCggctgcatagcagctctgccatcggtgtgtgtgagtgtgtgtgtgcaaatgggtgaatgagattcagtgtaaagcgctttgagtaccagctaggtagaaaagcactatataagtgcagaacatttaccatttgcACTTCCCCTTAGGACAAGGGTGGTaaactaatacacacacagagagaaattaaCTACATTTACAGTGAATTACTGTCTTTCAAAAATAGCAATTCAAATATTACTGAGTGAAAGGGGGGTAATATTTTGATAACTATTTACTTCATACATGTAGTAGcttctgtgtaaaaaaataaaaattatttatgaAAATGGGTGTGTCTCAGCATGATGCACAGATTATCAGGACCAGAGCAGCATTTGAAAGTAAATCTAATTTActtccagtttttaattcaaactgtcacaaataaagaaaagtgtgaACAATTTGAgttaaatttattttgtttcacagtgtacttgttggaaaacaataattatatttacatgcTTGCACTGTATATCTCTGTGTACACGTTTTGAGTCTCATTACCATAAAACTATGAAGAAACTGactgtatttaattattaagtTCTATTTCATTATTACACAGAAATGAATTGTGTTTACACTTAAAATGTATCAATTGTTACCAACCTATCATCTGGGTACTATTCACTATATTATGACATTGCTActatgcattattattattattattattattattattattattattattattattattattattattattattatttgtcgttgttgttgttgttgtttacccATTTTATTACTTACCAAAGGTTATACACAGACTCACAGGCCACCAGTCACTTGTTGCttaagtttttattattttgttttattttgcagaagaataagaaagaaaatttTACTTTGCAGAATAATATGGTACAAAAATCATTCTTCATATAAAACACTCAGCCTGCTCTTATTACAGGTACAAACCTAAGAGACAGTCGAGCTTGTGTTTATGTCACTTGTCATTTCACGGTGAttgaagagaaagaagatgtAAAATGAGTTACAGTGTAATGGACACATTCACCAGTGTTTggttcgtttttttttttttttttttttttttttttttgtgaatttagtttctgtttcatcCCAAGTTCACATGATAACTATGCCACAGACAGATGGGAGACGAGCGTCACACTGCACATCATCCTTGCATGCCATCCCTTGTCCTGCAAAAACAGGATATTAAATATGATATATAACAGGAATCAGTCTGAGCTGCATGGGCACACTAGGGTAAGGTAAATGTCTTTTCTTCATGAAggttataaaataatttctacaGCAATTAACCATGCACAGTTAAAGGCAAAAATCGTGAGGTAATACTGATggattttaatcatttacatcattatttatgttaCCAAGATTGATTTACCTTCAAATGTGATCTGTAAACAGTCCTTCTCAGCAGTGCCTTGAGAACAGTTATCATAGTCATTATTCCAGGGTGCAAATTGATTCTGTGAGGTAATATAGagaataataattttattattattataataatgaataacATATAGATTAAACTGACCTTGTGTAATGATAAATTATGTACCTTTGTACCTCCAACCCATACTGGTCCATGTTGATTACCAactttctgcagctcctccataATATCATAGGCCTCATCACGTTGAAATACAATGGCAAGGTTTCCCCCCATGGACCTGCAGATTGCCTACAGTGATAAACAACAAAAGTAAAGTCACTATAGTCACAGTATTAACTTTACAACACCAAACAAAGAAGCCATTTAACCAAGTAGGCAATTAAATACACAGTAATTTGTAAGATTGTGTTGAAAAAGAATCCTGATGATTACCATTGCTTCATCCCAAGTCATGTTTTTTGGAACATAAAGGATGCAATGCATTCTGTACATGGACCAACCCTGACGGCAAGATGGCTCCCAGTGAAAATCtgttgacaaaaaagaaaaaaaaaaattagttgGTTTGGAGATTGAAAAATACACacttttcagaaaaaaaaccccaccaAACCACCAAACCAATCATGTTGAATGATGTTTTAGGCAGCACAACACTCTCCATGGTTTCTGCAGATCCTTTCAtgtcacatgtgcacacattgAGCCTGCTCTCATGTGGGAAACACTTAGGGTGCCAGTCGACCTGACAACTCTATTGTAAATGCCAGTCAAGCTTCATGGTGCCGGGCAGTAAGCACAGGGCCCACTAGAGGATGTCAGGCCCCCAAGCCACACTCATGAAGTCTAGTTCTATTTATTTGGTCAGAGATATTCACATCAGTGGCCAGCTGGAGGTCATTTTTCAGGGCTCTGGCACTGCTCGTCCTGCACATCACACAGCAAACCTCTAAGCAATGGCACATATTCATGTGTTATCCTGAAGGAGTTGGACTACCTGTGCTTCCTCTGTAAGGTCCAGatatcacctcatgctaccagtagtgacagaACAgaaccaaagcagctgaaattgATAACAACACTCTCTGCTACTTAACAGACCTGATAAATATCCAAGACGTTTAACTGATCTGATATTATACTCTTTATTTATGATGATTACTCTgtgttcctttcattttttttttcatc from Anabas testudineus chromosome 18, fAnaTes1.2, whole genome shotgun sequence harbors:
- the LOC113168553 gene encoding lactose-binding lectin l-2-like isoform X2; translation: MYRMHCILYVPKNMTWDEAMAICRSMGGNLAIVFQRDEAYDIMEELQKVGNQHGPVWVGGTKNQFAPWNNDYDNCSQGTAEKDCLQITFEGMACKDDVQCDARLPSVCGIVIM
- the LOC113168553 gene encoding lactose-binding lectin l-2-like isoform X1 → MYRMHCILYVPKNMTWDEAMAICRSMGGNLAIVFQRDEAYDIMEELQKVGNQHGPVWVGGTKNQFAPWNNDYDNCSQGTAEKDCLQITFEGQGMACKDDVQCDARLPSVCGIVIM